One region of Glycine max cultivar Williams 82 chromosome 9, Glycine_max_v4.0, whole genome shotgun sequence genomic DNA includes:
- the LOC100800718 gene encoding protein BASIC PENTACYSTEINE2, whose product MDGDNGLNIRNWGYYEPATSFKSHLGLQLMSSMPEKPLIGGRNAAVLAGTNGAFHHRDIGGMPQATYPMEYMRDAWISQRDKYMNMIPTNHNYGGIPETSSAHQIQMIQAPELPKEEKPVEEAPVVEKANGTRKKRQGPKVPKSPRAKKPKMGPRAPKDENAPSVQRARVPKKTTEIVINGIDMDISSIPVPVCSCTGVHQQCYKWGSGGWQSACCTTGMSVYPLPMSTKRRGARIAGRKMSIGAFKKVLEKLAAEGYNFSNPIDLRTYWAKHGTNKFVTIR is encoded by the coding sequence ATGGATGGTGATAATGGTCTTAACATACGTAATTGGGGTTACTATGAACCCGCCACGTCGTTCAAGAGCCACCTGGGGCTGCAACTGATGTCATCCATGCCGGAAAAACCTCTAATTGGAGGGCGCAATGCTGCGGTTTTAGCAGGCACTAATGGAGCATTTCACCATAGGGACATTGGTGGTATGCCCCAAGCTACATACCCTATGGAATACATGAGGGATGCATGGATTAGTCAGAGAGacaaatatatgaatatgataccTACAAATCATAACTATGGTGGTATTCCGGAGACATCTTCAGCACATCAAATTCAAATGATTCAAGCTCCGGAATTGCCAAAGGAAGAAAAGCCAGTGGAAGAAGCACCTGTCGTCGAGAAGGCAAACGGAACTCGTAAGAAAAGACAGGGGCCCAAGGTTCCCAAATCTCCCAGGGCTAAGAAGCCAAAGATGGGGCCTCGTGCACCAAAGGATGAGAATGCTCCCTCAGTTCAACGTGCAAGGGTTCCAAAGAAAACTACTGAAATTGTAATAAACGGAATTGATATGGATATTTCTAGTATTCCAGTTCCTGTTTGTTCATGCACTGGAGTGCACCAACAGTGTTATAAATGGGGCTCTGGCGGTTGGCAGTCTGCATGTTGCACGACAGGGATGTCAGTGTATCCTTTGCCTATGAGTACCAAGCGGCGTGGTGCTAGGATAGCTGGAAGGAAAATGAGTATAGGAGCATTTAAGAAAGTGTTAGAGAAACTTGCAGCTGAGGGTTATAACTTTTCTAATCCGATTGATTTGAGGACTTATTGGGCAAAACATGGCACCAACAAGTTTGTCACCATTAGGTAG
- the GBP gene encoding GAGA-binding protein isoform X1, translated as MDGDNGLNIRNWGYYEPATSFKSHLGLQLMSSMPEKPLIGGRNAAVLAGTNGAFHHRDIGGMPQATYPMEYMRDAWISQRDKYMNMIPTNHNYGGIPETSSAHQIQMIQAPELPKEEKPVEEAPVIEKENGTRKKRQSSKVPKSPKAKKPKRGPRAPKDESAPAVQRARIPKKTTEIVINGIDMDISSIPIPVCSCTGAPQQCYKWGSGGWQSACCTTGMSVYPLPMSTKRRGARIAGRKMSIGAFKKVLEKLAAEGYNFSNPIDLRTYWAKHGTNKFVTIR; from the coding sequence ATGGATGGTGATAATGGCCTTAACATACGTAATTGGGGTTACTATGAACCCGCCACGTCGTTTAAGAGCCACCTGGGGCTGCAACTGATGTCATCCATGCCGGAAAAACCTCTAATTGGAGGGCGCAATGCTGCGGTTTTAGCTGGTACTAATGGGGCATTTCACCATAGGGACATTGGTGGTATGCCCCAAGCTACATACCCTATGGAATACATGAGGGATGCGTGGATTAGTCAGAGAGacaaatatatgaatatgataccTACAAACCATAATTATGGTGGTATTCCGGAGACATCTTCAGCACATCAAATTCAAATGATTCAAGCACCAGAATTGCCAAAGGAAGAAAAGCCAGTGGAAGAAGCACCTGTCATCGAGAAGGAAAATGGAACTCGGAAGAAAAGACAGAGTTCCAAGGTTCCCAAATCTCCCAAGGCTAAGAAGCCAAAGAGGGGGCCTCGTGCGCCAAAGGATGAGAGTGCTCCTGCAGTTCAACGTGCAAGGATTCCGAAGAAAACTACTGAAATTGTAATAAATGGGATTGATATGGATATTTCTAGCATTCCGATTCCGGTTTGTTCTTGCACCGGGGCACCTCAACAGTGTTATAAATGGGGATCTGGTGGTTGGCAGTCTGCATGTTGCACTACAGGCATGTCGGTATATCCTTTGCCTATGAGTACGAAGCGACGTGGTGCTAGGATAGCTGGAAGGAAAATGAGTATAGGAGCATTTAAGAAAGTGTTAGAGAAACTCGCAGCCGAGGGTTATAACTTTTCTAATCCGATTGATTTGAGGACTTATTGGGCAAAACATGGCACCAACAAGTTTGTCACTATCAGGTAG
- the LOC100800187 gene encoding zinc finger protein SHOOT GRAVITROPISM 5: MLANNLSPSSVPTSEPFPCTENGTATNKRKRRPAGTPDPDAEVVSLSPKTLLESDRYVCEICNQGFQRDQNLQMHRRRHKVPWKLLKRETPVVRKRVFVCPEPTCLHHDPCHALGDLVGIKKHFRRKHSNHKQWVCERCSKGYAVQSDYKAHLKTCGTRGHSCDCGRVFSRVESFIEHQDACNMGRLRPESQPLQPSACLSRTASSPSPSSETNFSTAPWPTRMIIPKPSEPPTIFMNNPITAITTAETSSKSNNKLLHPNLDLQLSTPTTTNNTSNVANRIDAAISPKRDHHHHHENHSTHLQLSIGSSDMSEKNESNRNSSEKSSNSNINDQNNNNKQSNNMALLRVQEQAREHLRIAMAEKAYAEEARKQAKRQIELAEQEFTNAKRIRQQAQAELDKAYSLKEHAMKQINSTMLQITCHGCKQQFQARNAATTPDENSLVLSYVSSAITTEGGGEVENDNNAKDHGKDNN; this comes from the exons ATGTTAGCCAATAACTTATCTCCATCGTCAGTTCCCACTTCTGAGCCTTTTCCCTGCACTGAAAATGGCACTGCCACCAATAAAAGGAAGAGAAGGCCCGCAGGAACACCAG ATCCAGATGCAGAAGTGGTGTCCCTCTCGCCGAAGACGTTGTTGGAATCGGATCGTTATGTGTGTGAGATCTGCAACCAGGGATTCCAGAGGGACCAGAACCTTCAGATGCATAGGAGGAGGCACAAGGTGCCATGGAAGCTACTGAAGAGGGAGACACCAGTGGTGAGGAAGAGAGTGTTTGTGTGTCCTGAGCCAACTTGCTTGCACCATGACCCATGTCATGCCTTGGGTGACCTTGTTGGAATTAAGAAGCATTTCAGGAGGAAGCACAGCAATCATAAGCAATGGGTCTGTGAAAGATGCTCCAAAGGCTATGCAGTGCAGTCTGATTACAAAGCACATCTCAAAACGTGTGGCACCCGGGGCCACTCTTGTGATTGTGGCCGCGTTTTCTCAAG GGTTGAGAGTTTCATTGAGCACCAAGATGCTTGCAACATGGGGAGGCTCAGGCCTGAGTCTCAACCTCTTCAACCATCTGCATGCCTTTCTAGAACAGCCTCAAGCCCGAGTCCTTCAAGTGAAACCAATTTCAGCACAGCTCCATGGCCAACAAGGATGATAATACCAAAGCCATCAGAACCACCAACAATCTTCATGAATAACCCTATTACTGCTATCACCACTGCTGAAACCTCATCCAAGAGCAACAACAAACTACTCCACCCCAACTTGGATCTTCAACTCTCCAcccccaccaccaccaacaacacATCAAATGTTGCAAACCGTATTGATGCTGCAATATCACCTAAGAgggatcatcatcatcatcatgagaACCATTCAACCCATTTGCAACTCTCAATTGGGTCATCAGATATGAGTGAGAAGAACGAATCAAACAGGAACTCATCAGAGAAGAGCAGCAACAGCAACATTAATGatcagaataataataataagcagTCCAACAACATGGCCTTGTTGAGGGTTCAAGAGCAAGCAAGGGAGCACTTGAGGATAGCCATGGCAGAGAAAGCATATGCTGAGGAAGCAAGGAAACAAGCAAAGAGACAGATTGAGCTGGCGGAGCAAGAGTTCACAAACGCCAAGAGGATAAGACAACAAGCACAAGCGGAACTCGACAAAGCCTACTCCTTGAAAGAACATGCAATGAAGCAAATCAACTCCACCATGCTCCAAATCACTTGCCATGGTTGCAAACAACAGTTCCAAGCTCGAAATGCAGCAACCACCCCCGATGAGAATTCCTTGGTGTTGAGCTACGTGTCTTCTGCTATTACCACGGAAGGAGGAGGAGAAGTAGAAAATGATAATAATGCAAAAGATCATGGCAAAGACAACAACTAA